caaataaaacgaacggaaccaacacaacttGGAAATAAAGCAGAGGAAAAGACGCGCattgataacggcgcagagatacaactattcgtacttgatggatgtccgtgttgcatctgcaaaattgaaggcgtgatacatgaggcgtgaactcgcgatgCTGAGCCCAAGTCACAGTAGAGACAGTTCCTCTCGATTCAAGTACATTCATTTTCGAGCCCGTGTTTCAAGGTCTGGTATTCTCTCACGTGATGTTTTTGCTCAGGTCCATCCAACTATTGCCGCACATGTGCCCGGACTACTTGGTCAATTTCTTCAGCGTCGCTGATATCAAGACCTTCACTCTCAACTCGCAAGACGTGGTTATGGACCTGGCTGGCTACGTGGCTGTACTCGATAAAATAGTGAAACTTTACTACGAGGACTACTATCGCACCTTCCTCATGTATGTCTTCAAGTATGAGGTAACTTGATTCCAGAAATTACATGCTGGGAAACATGCCGGATGCAagaataaatggattgcattttgcaaaaaggaaccactagcattgcaatgttgctaagattgtgcaacttcttttgtcttggaggaaaaacccgattatccattaatagtttctattttactcgctaaaaactgtgaatttaagacaaaaattaccatctaaatttcatagtttttcacgattttcgcaattttattgcaaaggatgaagttgcacaatcttagcatcattgcaatgctagtggttcctttttgcaaaatgcaatccaaatatctgtcgaaggcaaatagtcaaatcaggcattttgtcaaatgcctgggcaaatagtcaaatattcttacttagattaatattttgattttttaccctaattttagacaaaataattcgttgcttctgcaagaaagaattctctgtagaaATATGCAGCATAAAATAGTATTTCAAGCaagatcctgaatgcacatttctcatcaaattttcagcacgtcatagaacatagaatttttacaattttaatatttaaatgtGGTAAAGacatgtaaaaaggaaggaataaGGAAagttcgcggatttgaagagtttttcttcccaaaatattgaaaacccgtgaactcctggccatgaatttacagaattccgtaaactgtcaaaatttgactaccggcctaggcatAGTGTAGTAGTAACTCTGGCTTAAACCCTCCCTTCCCCTTGAGTGCGTTGCGTAATACTTGAACCACGtatacttaaggtgattcgacggttgccattttttgtgacagagcgacgtgcgatttatcgcattaattcgttccataatttcagctacttgtcatttttttcaaatttgagatcgcacttatgttttcatgagactgaagaCTTATATTTATGACTTATGACTTATGTTCATGTTACTTTCATGAGACTTATGTTTTCATACACCAAAGATAAAGAAAttaaacgtaataaaggcagggttttcgatctcaaaattcgaaaaaaaatgacaattagCTATAATTATCGAACgcattgatgcgatatatcgcacgtcactctgacacaaaaaattgcagccgtcgaatcaccttaatgccTCCGGATGATGACTGTTGCAGGTGGACATGCGGCTGAAACGCCGGACCCGCATAAAACTGGTGAGCGCACTGAATATAGTGCTGCCGAAAATGATGGATCCGTGCTTCATCATGGCGCACCAGACGACGGCAAAGGCTCTGGTGGACGCCAACAAGTCCTGCTCCTCTTATTGCAAGGTTCTCGTCGTCGCTGCGGATATCTATAAGGAGGAGAGCAAAACCTGCAAGACGCGTTGGACCGAGGGCAAGTGCGAGAAAAAGCGATGCATCTGCCTCAAGGTACTCCTCAGATCACTTTCATCGATACCagcaagagcattccaatgtcgctaaccttgcaaacataaacgatcatctacactagtttcacctctactcccaataaactatgaattcaagacgacaaattaccgtcgcaaagtttactttttgcaaagaatgtacctaagttgcacaatcccagcaacattgaaatgctcttagttcctttttgcaaaatgcgatccaattggttgttgctgcaaaaaaatagtttcccacaacctgctatatacaatgctccagtgaccatgtaagttggcccgagcactaaattttcgggaagaaaacctttcccctacctggtttctcacttaatatccgcccgagtttctCATATCTtcccgtttctcctcatcgcagcttccattAAACCGCAAtcgcccggaaactaggaccgcacatcttatctgataaaatcgttcgccctttagaccgattctggggggttaggctagactagtcgatgagtcaactgttgatctaatttcattacgtgaacgtagaagaaaaacggggtaaaaaatcactaatgtgtgatcaattttcaaggacaattctgtaatttctcctacgattttaaatagattaaaacgcgtaatatccaaaatctaagctcagattcggattcctcgtgaaaaactgatgcgatttcatgcatcaaattttagaatagcgtgaaggaaagaggtttaatgacgtaaaaaaacactaatgtgtgatcaattttcaaggacaattctgtaatttctcctacgattttaaatagattaaaacgcgtaatatccaaaatctaagctcagattcggattcctcgtgaaaaattgatgagatttcatgtatcatatgttagaatagcgtgaaggaaagaggtttaatgacgcgtatagattctgtcgtacttcccttttgaactacgccgccgcgcgccggtcgcccgagacgcaaccgaacggggaggcgccggccggcgcttaagcgttcggtttcgtcccgaggaattcccacgataaattcttattcttcctcctccgctgacccactgagcactacccatgttgccacgttggattcatatgctcgaatcagtaggtatgtctacgttacgtctctttccttcacgctatgctcgggtatgatacatgaaattgcatcgatttttaacgaggaatccgaatctgaacttcgattttgggtatcacgcgttttaagtcaaattttccaaattcgaaaatctgaaatgactgacgtggcttaaaatgcctctcggctcctgttcgatggattctcctgaaattcggtgtcagggtatgatacatgaaatcgcatcgattttttacgaggaatccgaatctgaacttcgattttgggtatcacgcgttttaagtaaaatttttcaacttcaaaaatccgaaatgactgaagtggcttaaaatgccatctcggctcctgtttgatggattctcctgaaattcagtgtcagggtatgatacatgaaatcgcatcgattttttacgaggaatcctaatctgagcttcgattttggggatcacgcgttttaaatcaaaatctgtcaaaattcaaaattcgaaaatccgaaatggcttaaaatgctatctcggcccctgttcgatggatttttctgaaattcggtgtcaggaggtatttttcgacgggaaactcgaatttttagtccattttttaaaatgatcaaatccaagatggcggacgtggcctaaaatgctatgtcggctcctgttcgatggatttatggcgcccccttactacatgcctactcttgtatttctgtacagccgcaaatttagggtcaaggggcgcctgaccgtctatgaaccaggtggagtttttgtcctgaaaatttacctttagacggcaattctctttatattttgtctatgaatttaatgcccctccccctttctcgcggactctcttttcacttttcttgcctcctttttccttccatttccccccttcttccttgctttcactgcccaaccttgtttccttttccttttttccccttgtcctttcttcccttttttcccttccccccctttttccctctcttcttctttcatggcgccccccaaaggctggcgcccgtgtgcgccgcacgccctgcacacgccctaagtccgggcctgGATACCATTGATGGGTATGTatagtgctagaaataatgtgacattttttggataaCTTACATTTTACTGATAAAatttgaccgaagcttttcgaagcaagcgcttcatcgtcagACTTCGGTCGAAAATTCGGTTCAAAGCTtcggtcaaattttatcaataGAATGTAAGTTTTCCAAATAATGTTACATTATTGCTAGCGCTTGGCTACACCCCACATACCGATATATTTCAGTACTAGTACCTTTTGAGGCCTGGATAAACGCTCAAATTTctgtcaatttccgatcaaaatgttgacaaaatggcggtcaaatttttgcaggccgcaaaaacTTGATGGTAGATGgcgcgcaccagtcaccatttaatcggaaattgatggaaatttaagCGTGTATCCAGGTCTTTGGACATCGTGTTAACaatacaatgttcgctgaacttGAATACCATTGAGTCAGGTGAAATGTTTTTTGAAGTGGGTTCCATCACCGGGGAGGGGCGCTAGAGCCTTTATAACTAGAaaaatttacgaggaaaacttcatttttacttAACTTTTACTTCTCGGTATGCCAGAATCATTTCGACAGATAGTTTTTTGAGGGAAAGAGGGTCAAGATTAGCGTTGCGTAGTTTTTTAGGGGGTTGGAGAGAGATCCTGCTCAGCGATACGGAGTACGAAGGGatcggccggggggggggggggggggggttgaaaccCCGCACTTTAACGTTACGCACTTCAGGGATCAGTTTCAACAAGGGAACTTCGGTGCTTTTTATCTGATTTAATCATTAATTTCATTACATATCATGAGTTAGGTATTTATTTCAACGCAACCAGGAAACGAAGTGATTTGTTATTCATTGACctgatagggggggggggggggacctacTGTGAGATTAATGTTTATGAACACCTGTGTAATTTCTCCTATGATTTTGAATAGCTTAAAACGCTTggtatccaaaatctaagctcagattcggattcctcgttaaaaatcgatgagATTTCATGTGACATACATCAGCATAGCACGCAGAAAAGAGGTTAAATAATACGCCCACTGATTCCATCATATCAGTCCGACATGGCAACATGGTAACAGGACGACATGTTGTCGCCACCCAGTCTAGCGAGCTCGACCGTCGTCGGCCCTTTGGTCCATGCCGCTAGGCGCCAGGCGCCTAATCATCCCGAAGAATTTCCGAGAAGAGAATGttcttcttactcatcagctGACCCACTCACCCAGTCATTGCCCATGTTGCCATGTTGGACTGATATAGTAGAATCAGTGCGCCCTCGATGTTTAGCCTCTTTTCTTCGCGCAGAAAATTCAAGCAATTCCTTTGACGAAATAAAACGGAAGCGAAGAATTTTAAATACCTACCGCAAACTAGATACTCGTTTTTGCGGTTTCGGTTTCGCCTCGACGCACGCGATGATTTTCGATGTACAACCTTTATTTTTTGACTGATCCTCTATTTATGCTACCTCAAGGGGCCATCCATAAATTAAGTCACCCATTTTCCCCgactttttgcccccccccccctccctcccccacgagtagaatttttcaacggaaaaatcgcgatatattgcgACTTTATCGGCGACAAAGTCGTttggatcatcaacatctgagcgattatcctcaatcttatcGCGATATAATCGCgtttttatcgcccggcaatttatcacAATATTATCGCTATTAAAATCGCGAGATATGGCAATTTCATGgccccgggttcgattcccggccaggcgacccgagtttgatggtctctaACAATGGTTGCTTGcgactggttcagtagggacggagggggaatGGGACtttaagcgtgggattagcccttgtgggctatttgaagcagtaaaaaaaaaaaaaaaaaaaaaaaaattaatctcgaTTCATTCGACAAATATTGATCGctattttatcgaaccaaaaattgcgatgtagttatagcgatttaatcgcgatatatcgcaacttttaattcaataatacggcgataaattgccaccgatataatcgcgataatcaaccgatgaAATCGCTATTTATCACGATCATTGCTTCCTGGGCTTTGTCACCTCCTACATGTCACTCACGTACAGACTAGATCCTCTCTAAAAATTATGTCATTTcaagcagcccccccccccctctttaaGGTAGGCTTGGGGCAGGTGTGGTGTATCCCACATCGATTCATGTGTTAAAATGACTCAATAATAACGTTGAGCTTacaagaaagtctaaaattccctCTTTTCTAACAAATTATGATAAGGTGGTTTTTATTCTacttaagccccccccccccccctcccgtttTTGTCACTTACATTTCACTCACCTCTAAACCGCCCCTCCTATGGGCGGGTGCGACATAATTTATAGGCGGCTCCCAACCGTAAAACACGTTTCAGCTCTACGCAAACTGAACCTCGtaaagcagaaaagaaccaagtcacatcagctattgccaaatttaatttgacaatttaattttttacacaaaaacagttgtgtggatttttgtgcaaatttcagtgaatgttCTGCATAGTATAAAGCagattccttaaaattctccAAGGAATCCGCatgaacgttctcttgtaaaaattaaattgccggattaactttggcaatagctgatgtggcttggttcctttctgcttaacgcggtccaactgacctgcaggctgattgttgaaattgatagacaaagctatagacaaaggagacaaaaaggatatggagggatccttttggtgggagcgagtggttgcaatggacaaaggaggtaagtaatagacaaactaacggcaacccacgacaGGCCGTATGAtaagtccataattttcttccttagtctataagaaccatcaatttcaaccaataggatcgcttcatactccttgtgtcttctttatctatagcttcgtctataaatttcaactctatagctttgtctatcaaattcaacaatcagcccgctgctgaTATACCTATTCTTGGGGTTTTCAGCCGACCCGGGGGTTGAGCGTCCTGACAACACGCGCCCCGATGCACCGATGCAACAACCAAGTGGTGCAGGCCAACATTCAGGGGATCTTCCGTAGCGTTGGGACCAAGTGGTGGTGGACCAAGGGCCTCATGCGGTGGATCTTCGAGTTGCCCGACTTCATCAACAAAGATCTCTGCTCCCGGATGCCGGACGGGACACGGCTCCTTCGTCCAGCAGATTCCAACTCGAAAGAGGAGCAACCAAACAATTCCAAAAAAGAGACGACTGGAACCTAATAGAAAATAATGACTGTCAACTTTGCcatgatagcaaagagagcagtaacagggtatctactaaaaaagtctggtcaaaaatcagttcttttacaatactttttcagtacattcccaagaaatgcaGTACTCCCTCAACAGataaattcagtactttttcagtaccttcatttaacgaaatttcaaaaatttcaaaaatttcaaaaatttgaatttctcgctcaaatcgcgacaaaaatgacaaaaattccagaCCTCCTTGCAGAATTtatgcactttttcagtacttccggaccatcCTTAAAAAgtcagcactatttccggactttccagaaattccgcacttgtagacatcctgagtaagtgcaaaaattaagttttgaggaaacgggctcagaagcgtctgaccggaaaattgtcTTGTGAGAAGATAAGCCTGCATTCTCTGTCAAATTGCTACTAATCATCAATTTTGGCTACTTGCAAGGCATCGATTCTCGAAGGCCGTTTTAGACCTGTTCAGATTTTGGTTTCTTCACAAGCCGGAAGTTTGACATTCCTACTCATTCCAATGTGTACAGTATAAATACTGTAATTCCTGAAATCAAAAGTTGATTTTGAACCTCTTAAATAATTTTGAcatattttgcatgaaattttcattgtaacATTTTGTGAGAAATCATCTCTTGTAAGGGCTAAATTCTTACTTTGCCTGGTGGTCCTTTCGGTTTGAATATATTTCCTGTAAAAGCAGCTCAGAATTGCTCCTAAGATgttcaaagtttgaaaattctTCTGGGCCCCCTCTCCGTATGGCGAGAGTTCCTTCCTGTTTTGTTCATCTCCCTGTGCGACAGGAATTGACACGTTATTATGAGCAACTCTAGTTATTTCCAGGGCATCTTCTAAAATTTCTTAGAAGTCTCCCTCTCTACCTCGTCATTCTAGAATTTGACTAAAATGAAATCCTTGGATTTGACTTACTTTTAtctatgaaaatttttacagagaaaatgaGAGGTGGCAAGTAACTTTCAAGCTCTCTATAAGGATGCTGTAGTGGTCGTGAAAGCATTGAAAACTACCAGGCAAAGGAGGAAGGCCGCATGAATATTTGGACATTTccgaatttccttggataaaataaaagttttcagagaagcttgtgatttctcttTCTGAATTCGGAATTCTCTTTCGGAATACTGGTCTCAATTCAATCTGAAaagtttaaggaaaaatattcataacttcgcTCAAAATAAAAGATTTTATGGTGGAAATTAGGCAAAAAATGGAATACCTCtgcggcatttttccttggtTCGGCAGAATAGGATAGTCTCCTTCTCTTAATAAAGTTACCTTCGGCTGAAATACATTGGCACAGTTGTCAGGGTGTATGCTCACATAATGGATTCTGACTATAAATGCAGTATTAAGAAAGAAGTTACGCCCAACTTTTAGTCTCAGATTTGCAGACTTCTGTGTATCTAAGCTAGTAGACAAAGAACAGGGGTTCAAATCATTTACAAACTGAATGCATACAAATAATGTATTACAAAATGATGTACAAACTAATTTTTATAACAACTACACTTGTTAAAGAAACTCATTAGTATATCACAGTTATATTGATTGTAAGGACATAAGAGGAGTAAAAGACCAtcttaaaattagttaaaaagaTTATGAGAGTAAAGTAACATTCCGATGATTACAGAATCATAATTATTCTTGAACATTAATATGGATTATTGGGACCGATTTTATCACAAATACATCAGGTTTGAACCAAATATTTGAGGCCTAAAGTTTTACTTCTCTATAAGACTCAATTTTAAGGATATAGTTGAAAAACtaatttcatgttcaaaatattCGATAATTCCATTTTTCTACGACTTTCTTACTTCCTGATTT
The genomic region above belongs to Bemisia tabaci chromosome 8, PGI_BMITA_v3 and contains:
- the LOC109038357 gene encoding uncharacterized protein, translated to MLQTSQIFGNHGQAARQVDDPLNVPEPRSSTLSTELPEKGWRGVQAGGKPGEAASDPRDGHLLLGAQPQIGLRRAALRRGHPRPLQLPTLVNVGVELDKVTAEAKVPKWKSANLQDTKELLAKLKSIQLLPHMCPDYLVNFFSVADIKTFTLNSQDVVMDLAGYVAVLDKIVKLYYEDYYRTFLMYVFKYEVDMRLKRRTRIKLVSALNIVLPKMMDPCFIMAHQTTAKALVDANKSCSSYCKVLVVAADIYKEESKTCKTRWTEGKCEKKRCICLKPTRGLSVLTTRAPMHRCNNQVVQANIQGIFRSVGTKWWWTKGLMRWIFELPDFINKDLCSRMPDGTRLLRPADSNSKEEQPNNSKKETTGT